From Hypanus sabinus isolate sHypSab1 chromosome 26, sHypSab1.hap1, whole genome shotgun sequence:
gagaaggGTTAGCagtcggcgcaacattgtgggccgaaaggcctgtgccGTACTACACTGTTCTATCTTCCCTCGTCACGGAGAGAGGCAAACTGAGCCGAGTCACAGTCAGAATACTGGGCAGAAATCGCCTATCCTGATACCGACACAAAAACAGACGAATTAATGCTGAGTCTGGATTCCTGAACCATGCACAGTTAAAGATGAGATGAAGTTCTTCTTACTTCTGTTGAACTTCTCTGTAATAGTGTGATCAGAGCTCACTCTGAAGACTGAAATGATTCCATCCGACATGCTGTCCTTCACACATTGCTGTCTTTTGTAAACTTATTACAGGTTAGAAAAGGCAAAAGGATTTGTGTACGGCAATCTCAAACACAACGACACATCAtctctgtgtctgtgagttcaTCGGCACTTGAATGCCTCCGATCTCTGaatgtggaggaggaggttcTTGAGAAGAGAGCGCAGCAGTCACAGCAAGAACCCGAACGCATGTTCACTGTAGGGATGAGATTCGAGATGAACCATTCTGGTGATAAATCTTGTAAATTGTCTTCAGTTTGTTGAAGGAGTGAGCAGATATCAATCCATCAGTTATCGGCCTTTGGAAAAGAAGATGCACCTCTTCCCAGCTGGAAACGTGCATCTGCTTTCTGTCTAAATTGAAGTTCTTTTGTTTCGACATCTCAGTGAAACCGTTGGCCTTATGAACACTCCAGCCTGTCCTCACCAGACATCAGGTGCTCAACTGCTTGAAGCGTGGGAGGGATCTACTATGTCATCTGATCCGATGAGGTGCCAGAGGGAGAAATCATTCACCTGCTCGGAGTGTGGGAAGCGATTCAATCAGTCCTCGAAACTCATAAGGCATCAGCTAGTTCACACcacggagaggccgttcacctgctcccagtgcgggaagggattcattgaTTCTTCTGACCTTCGAATACACCACCGgcttcacactggagagaggccattcatctgctccacatgtgggaaaggatttattACGTCTTCTCTGCTACTGAgacaccagcgggttcacacaggggagagacCATTTACCTGCTCCGTGTGTTGGAAGCGATTCATTCAGTCGTCCCACTTGCAGgcacaccagcgggttcacaccagggagacgcct
This genomic window contains:
- the LOC132381643 gene encoding zinc finger protein 239-like, whose amino-acid sequence is MNTPACPHQTSGAQLLEAWEGSTMSSDPMRCQREKSFTCSECGKRFNQSSKLIRHQLVHTTERPFTCSQCGKGFIDSSDLRIHHRLHTGERPFICSTCGKGFITSSLLLRHQRVHTGERPFTCSVCWKRFIQSSHLQAHQRVHTRETPFTCSECGKGFTESSDLQKHRQVHTLERTYTCSECGKEFTQSFQLMRHQRVHTGERPFTCSDCGKGFTQPSHLMRHQGVHTGENLSPDPCEERGSFSPVRF